One Malus domestica chromosome 11, GDT2T_hap1 genomic region harbors:
- the LOC139189326 gene encoding NADH dehydrogenase [ubiquinone] iron-sulfur protein 5-B-like, giving the protein MASGWGITGNKGRCYDFWVDFSECMSRCREPKDCVLLREDYLECLHHSKEFQRRNRIYKEEQRKIRATARAKEGGEVDKHHHP; this is encoded by the exons ATGGCATCGGGGTGGGGAATCACCGGCAACAAAGGGCGGTGCTACGATTTCTGGGTGGACTTCAGTGAGTGCATGTCTCGCTGCCGTGAGCCCAAGGACTGCGTCCTCCTCCGCGAAGACTACCTCGAGTGCCTCCACCACTCCAAAGAG TTTCAACGAAGGAATCGAATTTACAAGGAGGAGCAGCGTAAAATAAGGGCAACTGCACGGGCCAAGGAGGGTGGAGAGGTTGATAAGCATCACCATCCATAG
- the LOC103449270 gene encoding serine/arginine-rich-splicing factor SR34 isoform X2 — protein MSSRSTSRTLYVGNLPGDVREREVEDLFFKYGRIAHIDLKVPPRPPGYAFVEFEDSRDAEDALRGRDGYDFDGHRLRVELAHGGRGHSSSSDRQSNYSGGRGGRGMSKRSDYRVLVSELPPSASWQDLKDHMRRAGDVCFSQVFRDGSGTTGIVDYTNLEDMKYAIKKLDGSEFRNAFDRQSVRVREYDAKRDSSRSPSRGRSRSKGRSYSRSRSPSYSRDRSRSKSPKTKSSRRSPARSRSRSASLPGSRSRSRSRSKSPVPSKRISKSPKKHLSKSPKKRSASRSPIRSRSRSKSLSR, from the exons ATGAGCAGTCGTAGTACGAGCAGAACTCTCTATGTTGGGAATCTGCCCGGTGATGTACGCGAGAGAGAGGTGGAAGACTTGTTTTTCAAG TATGGACGCATAGCCCATATTGACCTGAAGGTCCCTCCAAGGCCTCCTGGTTATGCATTTGTTGAG TTTGAAGACTCTCGTGATGCTGAAGATGCACTCCGTGGTCGTGATGGCTATGATTTTGATGGGCATCGTTTACGG GTTGAACTTGCACATGGAGGGCGTGGGCATTCATCTTCTTCAGATCGTCAGAGTAACTATAGTGGTGGTCGAGGTGGACGTGGGATGTCTAAGCGCTCAGATTATCGTG TGTTAGTCAGTGAACTTCCCCCTTCCGCTTCATGGCAAGATCTTAAG GATCACATGCGACGGGCAGGAGATGTCTGTTTCTCCCAAGTTTTTCGTGATGGTAGTG gcACAACTGGGATTGTGGATTACACGAACTTAGAAGATATGAAGTATGCG ATCAAAAAGCTTGATGGCTCTGAGTTCCGGAATGCTTTTGACCGCCAATCTGTTCGT GTGAGGGAATATGATGCGAAGAGGGACTCATCTAGGAGCCCTAGTCGCGGTCGATCTCGTTCAAAAGGCAGGAGCTACAGTCGCAGTCGTAGTCCAAGTTATAGCCGGGACAGAAGCAGGAG CAAGTCTCCAAAAACCAAATCTTCACGCCGCTCACCCGCTAGATCTCGATCAAGATCGGCTTCTCTCCCCGGTTCACGATCAAG ATCAAGATCAAGAAGCAAATCTCCAGTGCCTTCG AAACGCATTAGTAAAAGCCCGAAGAAGCACCTTAGTAAAAGTCCAAAGAAGCGTAGTGCCAGCAGGAGTCCAATCCGGAGCAGGAGCAGGAGCAAGAGTTTGTCACG GTGA
- the LOC103449270 gene encoding serine/arginine-rich-splicing factor SR34 isoform X3, whose translation MSSRSTSRTLYVGNLPGDVREREVEDLFFKYGRIAHIDLKVPPRPPGYAFVEFEDSRDAEDALRGRDGYDFDGHRLRVELAHGGRGHSSSSDRQSNYSGGRGGRGMSKRSDYRVLVSELPPSASWQDLKDHMRRAGDVCFSQVFRDGSGTTGIVDYTNLEDMKYAIKKLDGSEFRNAFDRQSVRVREYDAKRDSSRSPSRGRSRSKGRSYSRSRSPSYSRDRSRSKSPKTKSSRRSPARSRSRSASLPGSRSRSRSPSEYGYMRRTGNWILGS comes from the exons ATGAGCAGTCGTAGTACGAGCAGAACTCTCTATGTTGGGAATCTGCCCGGTGATGTACGCGAGAGAGAGGTGGAAGACTTGTTTTTCAAG TATGGACGCATAGCCCATATTGACCTGAAGGTCCCTCCAAGGCCTCCTGGTTATGCATTTGTTGAG TTTGAAGACTCTCGTGATGCTGAAGATGCACTCCGTGGTCGTGATGGCTATGATTTTGATGGGCATCGTTTACGG GTTGAACTTGCACATGGAGGGCGTGGGCATTCATCTTCTTCAGATCGTCAGAGTAACTATAGTGGTGGTCGAGGTGGACGTGGGATGTCTAAGCGCTCAGATTATCGTG TGTTAGTCAGTGAACTTCCCCCTTCCGCTTCATGGCAAGATCTTAAG GATCACATGCGACGGGCAGGAGATGTCTGTTTCTCCCAAGTTTTTCGTGATGGTAGTG gcACAACTGGGATTGTGGATTACACGAACTTAGAAGATATGAAGTATGCG ATCAAAAAGCTTGATGGCTCTGAGTTCCGGAATGCTTTTGACCGCCAATCTGTTCGT GTGAGGGAATATGATGCGAAGAGGGACTCATCTAGGAGCCCTAGTCGCGGTCGATCTCGTTCAAAAGGCAGGAGCTACAGTCGCAGTCGTAGTCCAAGTTATAGCCGGGACAGAAGCAGGAG CAAGTCTCCAAAAACCAAATCTTCACGCCGCTCACCCGCTAGATCTCGATCAAGATCGGCTTCTCTCCCCGGTTCACGATCAAGGTCTCGCTCTCCATCAGA atATGGATATATGCGGCGAACTGGGAATTGGATTTTAGGATCTTGA
- the LOC103449270 gene encoding serine/arginine-rich-splicing factor SR34 isoform X1, with the protein MSSRSTSRTLYVGNLPGDVREREVEDLFFKYGRIAHIDLKVPPRPPGYAFVEFEDSRDAEDALRGRDGYDFDGHRLRVELAHGGRGHSSSSDRQSNYSGGRGGRGMSKRSDYRVLVSELPPSASWQDLKDHMRRAGDVCFSQVFRDGSGTTGIVDYTNLEDMKYAIKKLDGSEFRNAFDRQSVRVREYDAKRDSSRSPSRGRSRSKGRSYSRSRSPSYSRDRSRSKSPKTKSSRRSPARSRSRSASLPGSRSRSRSPSESRSRSKSPVPSKRISKSPKKHLSKSPKKRSASRSPIRSRSRSKSLSR; encoded by the exons ATGAGCAGTCGTAGTACGAGCAGAACTCTCTATGTTGGGAATCTGCCCGGTGATGTACGCGAGAGAGAGGTGGAAGACTTGTTTTTCAAG TATGGACGCATAGCCCATATTGACCTGAAGGTCCCTCCAAGGCCTCCTGGTTATGCATTTGTTGAG TTTGAAGACTCTCGTGATGCTGAAGATGCACTCCGTGGTCGTGATGGCTATGATTTTGATGGGCATCGTTTACGG GTTGAACTTGCACATGGAGGGCGTGGGCATTCATCTTCTTCAGATCGTCAGAGTAACTATAGTGGTGGTCGAGGTGGACGTGGGATGTCTAAGCGCTCAGATTATCGTG TGTTAGTCAGTGAACTTCCCCCTTCCGCTTCATGGCAAGATCTTAAG GATCACATGCGACGGGCAGGAGATGTCTGTTTCTCCCAAGTTTTTCGTGATGGTAGTG gcACAACTGGGATTGTGGATTACACGAACTTAGAAGATATGAAGTATGCG ATCAAAAAGCTTGATGGCTCTGAGTTCCGGAATGCTTTTGACCGCCAATCTGTTCGT GTGAGGGAATATGATGCGAAGAGGGACTCATCTAGGAGCCCTAGTCGCGGTCGATCTCGTTCAAAAGGCAGGAGCTACAGTCGCAGTCGTAGTCCAAGTTATAGCCGGGACAGAAGCAGGAG CAAGTCTCCAAAAACCAAATCTTCACGCCGCTCACCCGCTAGATCTCGATCAAGATCGGCTTCTCTCCCCGGTTCACGATCAAGGTCTCGCTCTCCATCAGA ATCAAGATCAAGAAGCAAATCTCCAGTGCCTTCG AAACGCATTAGTAAAAGCCCGAAGAAGCACCTTAGTAAAAGTCCAAAGAAGCGTAGTGCCAGCAGGAGTCCAATCCGGAGCAGGAGCAGGAGCAAGAGTTTGTCACG GTGA
- the LOC103449270 gene encoding serine/arginine-rich-splicing factor SR34 isoform X4: MSSRSTSRTLYVGNLPGDVREREVEDLFFKYGRIAHIDLKVPPRPPGYAFVEFEDSRDAEDALRGRDGYDFDGHRLRVELAHGGRGHSSSSDRQSNYSGGRGGRGMSKRSDYRVLVSELPPSASWQDLKDHMRRAGDVCFSQVFRDGSGTTGIVDYTNLEDMKYAIKKLDGSEFRNAFDRQSVRVREYDAKRDSSRSPSRGRSRSKGRSYSRSRSPSYSRDRSRSKSPKTKSSRRSPARSRSRSASLPGSRSRYGYMRRTGNWILGS, from the exons ATGAGCAGTCGTAGTACGAGCAGAACTCTCTATGTTGGGAATCTGCCCGGTGATGTACGCGAGAGAGAGGTGGAAGACTTGTTTTTCAAG TATGGACGCATAGCCCATATTGACCTGAAGGTCCCTCCAAGGCCTCCTGGTTATGCATTTGTTGAG TTTGAAGACTCTCGTGATGCTGAAGATGCACTCCGTGGTCGTGATGGCTATGATTTTGATGGGCATCGTTTACGG GTTGAACTTGCACATGGAGGGCGTGGGCATTCATCTTCTTCAGATCGTCAGAGTAACTATAGTGGTGGTCGAGGTGGACGTGGGATGTCTAAGCGCTCAGATTATCGTG TGTTAGTCAGTGAACTTCCCCCTTCCGCTTCATGGCAAGATCTTAAG GATCACATGCGACGGGCAGGAGATGTCTGTTTCTCCCAAGTTTTTCGTGATGGTAGTG gcACAACTGGGATTGTGGATTACACGAACTTAGAAGATATGAAGTATGCG ATCAAAAAGCTTGATGGCTCTGAGTTCCGGAATGCTTTTGACCGCCAATCTGTTCGT GTGAGGGAATATGATGCGAAGAGGGACTCATCTAGGAGCCCTAGTCGCGGTCGATCTCGTTCAAAAGGCAGGAGCTACAGTCGCAGTCGTAGTCCAAGTTATAGCCGGGACAGAAGCAGGAG CAAGTCTCCAAAAACCAAATCTTCACGCCGCTCACCCGCTAGATCTCGATCAAGATCGGCTTCTCTCCCCGGTTCACGATCAAG atATGGATATATGCGGCGAACTGGGAATTGGATTTTAGGATCTTGA
- the LOC103449188 gene encoding phytochrome A-associated F-box protein, with the protein MAGTLFSKLSDDVVVNILFKLEEDPRNWARLACSCTKFSSMIRNVCWKTKCYKVIPSVVSDLLAGSSEPPGGWAALHKLAVCCPGLLHSGVLFENSDFGLERELGPDEDYRRLDSSPLGVSPAAKPPTEASSSQIGANQEGGSSGNDCSWSLFDDLYFDTVYNDSEAHDQEQDNSQLESAATEAAEDQVSVDVDNGSVRVGSEFSICKKRKVCRPMRSHLASGVWNLSREQGNKLLHSRFRGDRLYICDWPGCVHIEEKRNYMLFRGIFKDFKGSQVWRTIKDGNRSKIDLNCAFCTCKDTWDLHSAFCLRRVFGYHDDGEPVVRAYVCENGHVSGAWTDLPLYS; encoded by the coding sequence ATGGCCGGAACTCTCTTCTCGAAGCTCTCCGACGACGTCGTTGTGAACATCCTCTTCAAGCTCGAGGAGGACCCGCGGAACTGGGCTCGGCTCGCCTGCTCCTGCACCAAGTTCTCCTCCATGATCCGAAACGTCTGCTGGAAGACCAAGTGCTACAAGGTCATTCCTTCCGTCGTCTCCGATCTCCTTGCCGGCTCCTCCGAGCCTCCCGGCGGCTGGGCCGCTCTTCACAAGCTCGCTGTCTGCTGCCCCGGCCTCCTCCACTCCGGCGTCCTCTTCGAGAACTCCGACTTTGGGCTCGAGCGCGAGCTCGGTCCCGACGAGGATTACCGGAGATTGGACTCCAGTCCGCTCGGCGTATCTCCGGCGGCGAAGCCTCCGACCGAGGCGTCCTCGAGCCAAATTGGCGCGAATCAGGAGGGTGGTTCCTCTGGAAATGATTGTTCTTGGTCTCTGTTCGATGATCTTTATTTCGATACAGTCTATAACGATTCTGAAGCCCATGATCAAGAGCAAGACAATTCCCAATTAGAATCAGCGGCGACGGAGGCGGCGGAGGATCAAGTCTCCGTCGATGTCGATAATGGCTCCGTTCGAGTGGGCAGCGAATTTTCGATTTGCAAGAAAAGGAAGGTGTGCAGACCGATGAGGTCGCATTTGGCTTCTGGGGTTTGGAATCTGAGCCGTGAGCAGGGCAACAAGCTTCTCCACAGCCGGTTCCGCGGCGACCGCTTGTACATTTGTGATTGGCCCGGCTGCGTGCACATCGAAGAGAAGCGAAATTACATGCTTTTCAGAGGGATTTTCAAGGATTTCAAGGGGTCCCAAGTGTGGAGGACGATCAAGGATGGGAACCGCAGCAAGATTGATCTGAATTGCGCGTTTTGCACCTGCAAAGACACTTGGGATTTGCATTCTGCATTCTGCTTGAGGCGGGTTTTCGGGTACCATGACGATGGCGAGCCGGTTGTTCGAGCTTATGTCTGTGAAAATGGACATGTCTCTGGGGCTTGGACCGACCTGCCATTGTACTCTTGA
- the LOC103449189 gene encoding universal stress protein PHOS34-like, whose protein sequence is MASNTVENSKQVMVVAMDESDHSTYALEWTLSHFFIPYTSNPAFKLVVVHAKPPPPAMALVGPGGAKVLPILEADLQKIAMRVVEKAKKICASKQVNDVVVELVAGDARNVLCEAVEKHKASILVSGSHGYGAIKRAVLGSVSDYCAHHAHCTVMIVKRPKIEN, encoded by the exons ATGGCGAGTAACACTGTCGAGAACTCGAAGCAAGTAATGGTGGTTGCTATGGACGAGAGCGACCACAGCACGTACGCGCTCGAATGGACTCTCAGCCACTTCTTTATCCCCTATACATCAAACCCCGCTTTCAAGCTCGTCGTCGTCCATGCCAAGCCCCCTCCTCCCGCCATGGCCCTTGTCGGACCTG GAGGAGCTAAAGTTTTGCCAATTCTGGAGGCAGACTTACAGAAGATAGCCATGCGAGTTGTCGAGAAGGCGAAGAAAATTTGTGCCAGTAAACAG GTGAATGATGTGGTGGTGGAGTTGGTGGCTGGGGATGCTCGAAACGTTCTCTGTGAGGCTGTAGAAAAACACAAGGCATCCATCTTGGTTTCTGGAAGCCATGGCTATGGAGCTATCAAAAG GGCCGTCCTGGGCAGCGTAAGCGATTATTGCGCTCATCATGCTCACTGCACTGTGATGATTGTGAAGAGgccgaaaattgaaaactaa
- the LOC103449190 gene encoding universal stress protein PHOS34-like, with protein sequence MAAEKQVMVIGADESEQSQYALEWTLDHFFKPFGGDKAPFKLIIVHAKVQVSAAVSFAGPGAAEILPIVEADLKKTAAHVTEKAKEFCASKSVTDVVVEVVDGDARNVLCDAVERHHASILVVGSHGYGAIKRAVLGSVSDYCAHHAHSTVMIVKKPKTKH encoded by the exons ATGGCGGCGGAGAAGCAAGTGATGGTGATCGGGGCGGACGAGAGCGAGCAGAGCCAGTACGCTCTCGAATGGACTTTGGACCACTTCTTCAAGCCCTTCGGCGGCGACAAAGCTCCCTTCAAGCTCATCATTGTCCACGCAAAGGTCCAGGTTTCCGCCGCCGTCAGCTTCGCCGGCCCCG GAGCGGCGGAGATTCTGCCGATCGTGGAAGCTGATTTGAAGAAGACTGCTGCCCACGTAACTGAGAAGGCCAAGGAATTTTGCGCCTCTAAATCG GTGACCGATGTGGTTGTGGAGGTTGTGGACGGAGATGCTAGGAACGTTCTGTGTGATGCTGTTGAAAGACACCACGCATCCATCTTGGTTGTGGGAAGTCATGGCTATGGAGCCATCAAAAG GGCGGTTCTGGGAAGCGTCAGCGACTACTGCGCCCATCACGCTCACAGCACCGTGATGATCGTGAAGAAGCCTAAAACCAAGCACTAA
- the LOC103449191 gene encoding uncharacterized protein produces MARFGYYTSRSRWGPRRGSCSSSISTVPQSTYSALSGKRSPSACDEVAVRYPNGGSTVFYHSNFRPSAIGRGISDDQCQWLLRAVVELSLFGGPDDPEFNLFRGSLWKECGIEVDVENGSSKNDSTCASSAQD; encoded by the exons ATGGCTCGTTTTGGTTATTATACTTCCCGTTCACGTTGGGGTCCACGTCGGGGTTCATGTTCGAGTTCCATTTCCACTG TACCCCAATCCACTTACTCTGCTTTATCTGGCAAAAGGA GTCCTAGTGCCTGTGACGAGGTTGCGGTGAGATATCCAAATGGAGGTTCTACGGTCTTTTATCATtcaaattttcgtccaagtgcAATTGGTCGTGGCATTTCTGATGACCAATGCCAGTGGTTGCTTCGGGCGGTTGTTGAG CTAAGCCTTTTTGGCGGGCCTGATGACCCGGAGTTTAACCTTTTCCGAGGTTCCCTATGGAAAGAGTGTGGCATTGAGGTGGATGTTGAGAATGGTTCGTCCAAGAATGATTCGACTTGCGCTAGTTCGGCTCAGGATTGA
- the LOC103444778 gene encoding uncharacterized protein isoform X1 translates to MDMDTGPARLAHETKSTIFKIRGHTFSPFTLGFVFNVRGKLQKLKPCTFFLCGWDGLSNSRTKIMARYYTSRSRWGPRRGSCSSSISTVPQSTYSALSGKRSPSACDEVAVRYPNGGSTVFYHSNFRPSAIGRGISDDQCQWLLRAVVELSLFGGPDDPGFKLFRGSLWTQCGIEVDVENGSSKNDSTCASSAQD, encoded by the exons atggaTATGGATACCGGCCCGGCCCGCTTGGcccatgaaacaaagtctactATCTTTAAAATCCGAGGCCACACCTTTTCCCCTTTCACTTTAGGGTTTGTGTTCAATGTCCGCGGAAAACTCCAAAAGCTGAAGCCTTGCACATTCTTTCTCTGCGG TTGGGACGGCTTGTCGAATTCTCGAACCAAAATTATGGCTCGTTATTATACTTCCCGTTCACGTTGGGGTCCACGTAGGGGTTCATGTTCGAGTTCCATTTCCACTG TACCCCAATCCACTTACTCTGCTTTATCTGGCAAAAGGA GTCCTAGTGCCTGTGACGAGGTTGCGGTGAGATATCCAAACGGAGGTTCTACGGTCTTTTATCATtcaaattttcgtccaagtgcAATTGGTCGTGGCATTTCTGATGACCAATGCCAGTGGTTGCTTCGGGCGGTTGTTGAG CTAAGCCTTTTTGGCGGGCCTGATGACCCGGGGTTTAAGCTTTTCCGAGGTAGCCTATGGACACAGTGTGGCATTGAGGTGGATGTTGAGAATGGTTCGTCCAAGAATGATTCGACTTGCGCTAGTTCGGCTCAGGATTGA
- the LOC103444778 gene encoding uncharacterized protein isoform X2, with translation MARYYTSRSRWGPRRGSCSSSISTVPQSTYSALSGKRSPSACDEVAVRYPNGGSTVFYHSNFRPSAIGRGISDDQCQWLLRAVVELSLFGGPDDPGFKLFRGSLWTQCGIEVDVENGSSKNDSTCASSAQD, from the exons ATGGCTCGTTATTATACTTCCCGTTCACGTTGGGGTCCACGTAGGGGTTCATGTTCGAGTTCCATTTCCACTG TACCCCAATCCACTTACTCTGCTTTATCTGGCAAAAGGA GTCCTAGTGCCTGTGACGAGGTTGCGGTGAGATATCCAAACGGAGGTTCTACGGTCTTTTATCATtcaaattttcgtccaagtgcAATTGGTCGTGGCATTTCTGATGACCAATGCCAGTGGTTGCTTCGGGCGGTTGTTGAG CTAAGCCTTTTTGGCGGGCCTGATGACCCGGGGTTTAAGCTTTTCCGAGGTAGCCTATGGACACAGTGTGGCATTGAGGTGGATGTTGAGAATGGTTCGTCCAAGAATGATTCGACTTGCGCTAGTTCGGCTCAGGATTGA